Genomic window (Culex pipiens pallens isolate TS chromosome 3, TS_CPP_V2, whole genome shotgun sequence):
AGAGAGCGAGGGTATGTactagggtgggtcatttttttcgaaagtgctcggatccggctgaaataaagaCCATCTTGTAGAGGGGACCCATAGGGGctctcataccaaatttgagctcatttggttgaaaactggcttgtcgctcgggggttaaagtttacatggaaattactatgggaaatgcgtgattttacttcaaacgctcctacaagctaagcgacaaactttaacccacacttacactagatagccgtgtcgggggtggtctaaggaacatttttctctaagggttcatggtcatccgttcaaccctgagcttgcgcaaagccgaaacatccggcgacgccggaatcctTTAAAATCTCAGTTTTGATGGTCAGCGCATACTACGAAACTAAGATTGCATCGTGTGACAGAATGGGAAACacacgacgccaaacgtcaactcACTAAAATGGTGTTCGCTCTCCCAACAAAGTGTTAacaagcaaattgaaaataaaattcaccAGATCGTATTAAAAAGTTGAGCCCTGAAGAGAACATGGCCTCCGAACCCGAGTTCGTCGTTGAGCAGTTGCAAAGAGAACCCGGCGCAGAAAGGTTCAGGAAAATCTCAACTGCCAGGATCTTCTGGAGAAATTTGCGCGCGAGGAAGGCGAGAAGCGGGCCAGCCGCGGCAAGCGATCTTCGGCGGACTCTAACTCAAACATGGATCGGGCCGGAGAAGAAGTTGAGAAAGTGCCACCAAAACGGTAGAGTCTGCCGAGAGCGACGAAAAGTTTAGCGCTGGAGGCCACAGCCGCTGGTTCCGGCCAAACGCACGAAGGCCAAAAACGGATTCGAAAAGGACACGTGGCGGAGAAGTTGGAAGCAGTGACCGAAGAGGACGGCGAAAGGCTGTTCCAGGTTCGCTGGAGGGGACTCGACGAGGTGGAACTGGTCCAGTCCAGGAGTGTCCGCCAGCACGTTTCAAAGCTGGTGATTGATTTCTACGAGAGCCGTATCATCTGCAACAACGCGGTCGAGAAGAGCGTGCAGTAGAAGTTCAAGTGATACAATGTTAAATACATTCAtgaagcttgaaaaaaaaaacttttattggtccaaaaaataaataaataaaaagctaTACTTTTTTAGTATGATACTAAAAGGAATATTATTTAGGTAAGCCGGTGAtaattaaccccttcccgcccagagcaaatcgagattttttcggTTTTCTTCATTACTGGTAactggatggaccaaattggatgaattttttttttaatcaccaagttaacattctatataaaacaTTCTATATAAGGTTGAAAAAATacatggttgcagagaaatttaattttgaagacaaaaaattgtggtgctctggagtaaccatgggcgtgagAGGGTTATGGCCAATCCATCCCTGTTCTGTCCATCCCGATGGCTCTTCCGGTGAACATGCCGCCGCCGATGCCGCTGGCCCTGTGCGTCGATCAACCGCTTTCCTCAATGAAGTTTAACCGTAACTACCTCCACGTGTCCTGTCCAACCCGATGACTACTCCCGTGAACCATTCGCGAACCCCTCGCCGTCGATTCCGCTGGCCATGTGCGACGATCAACCGTTTACTTCCAAGAAGTCCTACCCCATTAACGTTTTTTTCACCCAATTTTGATTCTTGCATACCTTTTTTCGAATAATTCTCTCTAGAAATAAGCCAGAAAAATGCTGTTGATTAcggaaaatataaaatatttaattatgaaTCATGTGTTATTTAATGCAAAGAGTAAAAATAACAATGAAGTACCGTTGTTATTTGCTTCC
Coding sequences:
- the LOC120420021 gene encoding chromobox protein homolog 3-like, with product MLSLPRATKSLALEATAAGSGQTHEGQKRIRKGHVAEKLEAVTEEDGERLFQVRWRGLDEVELVQSRSVRQHVSKLVIDFYESRIICNNAVEKSVQ